The stretch of DNA TGGCGGCCCGGGGTCTGTCCGGGGAAGCTCTCCTCCCTGACCTTGAGCCGCACGGGTGCCTCCAGAAAAGAAGCTGATGTTTTTGGTGCTGGACACTCCACggacataaaatgaaaaaacataatttttactgTCAAACCTTGACTTCACTCTGCAAGAGTCTGAGGACCACGGGTGCATGCAAGTGCACATTCACCTCAAAATCCCCGGTTCTTGGGCATCTGTCCGCGTCGGGGGCCGGTGGCGTCCTTGGATGGGGCAGCCTCTCGTCTGGCAGCTGGGGGCTCCTTCCCGCAGAGCCAAGCCTGGTGTAGACACTGTTGAATTCCACTCGAGACAGTTTCCCTGCCGGCGAAGCTCCCTCTGGCCCCGTGGGTCCGCATTGGCTCTGGTGGGACATCTCCGAGGTGCCCAGAGGCTTGTCCCCTGATGGGCAAGGACCGAGGAGCTCTGGGGCACAGGAGGGCGGGCTGCGCAGGAGCCTCTGGGCCTCCGGCACCCAGGGCGGCTCTGCTGCAGGTTTCCATCTGGTTTCCATCTGAATCCATCTTCTGGATTCCATCTGAGGCTTTGTTCAGGAAAACCAAGGCTCTTctgctgaaaaggaaaaaacagaaaaaaatgtggaaactGTTTAACGTGTGCTTTGCTGTTTAGGCTTTGGGGCGATCCACGTGGGGGGCCCCCATCTATACCTACTGCAGGTCTCCCCTGGAAACACATGGCAGGTGTGCTGGGACAGGTGTGCAGGAGTGACATGAGTCCAAAAGCTGAGTTGAAAGAACGTCTTTTCATTCTCCCTTCACGAATGGATCACTGCGTTCCAACGAATTCCTGACCTCGGCGCTGTCCAGGTCCCAGAAGTATCcggaggtggtgatggtggtgatggtggtggaggtggtggtggtggtggtgatggtgatgacggtggtggtggtggtggtgtgacggtggtggtgatggtggtgatggtggtgacggtggtggtggtggtggtggtgacggtggtgacggtggtggtggtggtggtggtggtgatggtggtggaggtggtggtggtggtgacggtggtggtggtggtggtggtggtggtgatggtggtgacggtggtggtggtggtggtgatggtggtgatggtggtgacggtggggtggtggtggtggtgatggtggtgatggtggtggtggtgacggtggtggtggtgacggtggtggtggtgatggtgacggtggtggtggtgatggtggtgacggtggtggtggtggtggtgatggtggtgacggtggtggtggtggtgatggtggtgacggtggtggtggtgacggTGGTGACGGTGgtgacggtggtggtggtggtgatggtggtgacggtggtggtggtggtggtgatggtggtggaggtggtggtggtggtgatggtggtgacggtggtggtggtggtggtgatggtggtgatggtgacggtggtggtggtggtgatggtggtgacggtggtggtggtgacggtggtggtggtgacggTGGGTGGTAATGGTGGTgagcggtggtggtggtggtggtggggtggtgaggtgggtgggggtggtggggggggtggtggtgatggtggtggatggtggtggtggggtgggggtggggggggtggtggtggtgggggtggtggtggtggtggtgggggtggtggtggtggtggtggtggtgtggtggtggtggtggtggtggtgggtggtggtggtggtggtggtgatggtggtgatggtggtggtggtgacggtggtggtggtggtggtggtgatggtggtgaggtggtggtggtgatagtggtgacggtggtggtgtggtggtggtggtgatgacggtggtggtggtggtggtggtgatggtggtggaggtggtggtggtgacggtGGTGGTgacggtggtgatggtggtgatggtggtggtgatgacggtggtggtggtggtggtggtgatggtggtgacggTGGTGATGgtgacggtggtggtggtggtggtggtgatggtggtggtggtgatggtggtgggggtgatggtggtggtggtggtggtggtggtgatggtggtggtggtgacggtggtggtggtggtggtggtggtggtgacgatggtggaggtggtggtggtggtggtggtgatggtggtgacagtggtggtggtggtgatggtggtggtggtggtggtgatggtggtggtggtggtggtggtggtgacgatggtggaggtggtggtggtggtggtggtggttgtggtggtgaTGATCATGGTGGTAGAGGTCATGGTGGGGATGATGACAATGCTGGGGGTGATCACGGTGGCGGGGACCATGCTGACAGTGGGACGGTGGCAGCAGGCCCGTCCTGAGGACTCCCACACACCCTGCGGTGTCAGTAAGGCCTGGAGCCCTCCCGGCTGGTTGGCAATGCCGCGTCGTCCCTTTGAAGGCTGACTGGGAGTGGGTCTGAAGTCCTGCTCCGGAGCCAACACAGCACCTCACGGGTCAGCGCCTGAGCTCCTTTGACTCAGCAGCCGTGAGGCCCTGCTGAGTGACAGACTCTGAGCCTCGTGACAATGACAAGTGGCCCTAACAAGTGTCGGCCATCGAAGGTGCTGTTCCTGTGGACCGTGACTCTCAGGGGCCAGGACGCCTCATCGGAGGGATGAGGAGGACGTGCCGGCTGGAgaggggggcgggcggggtgAGCCCGTGTGCAGACCACGGCCTGGAGCCCCGGGCACACAGGGAGCGTCTGGCGGGGCCTGGGCAGCCCCCGGGGATGCGGGGCAGGGCCGAGAGGGGAGGTGACAGCAGCATTCTCTGCGGGGGCCAGGCGGACAAGCTGTGTGCCCAGAGCAGATGGGACCCCGGGTGCGTGTCCGGGGCTCTCTTCCACTGGGCAGCGCCCCCCGCTCCCAGGCACGCGTGGACGGCCCTCGTCTCCACAGAGGGTTGGATTGTGCTGGAGTCGCACGCAGGGGGCAGTCACAGGCTCCAGGTGGGGGGACCACCCACTGGTTTGCTGGGACCACTTGCCGTCTCGGCCCTGAAGGTCCCACGGGCACCGCAACACAGCGAGGTCGCAGGGAGACGAGGACGTGCCCCTGGGGCAAGGGGCCCAGGCGGCGGGCTGCGGGGACTGTACCTTGCGCTGAGCCTGGGACCCTGCGCTTGGTGGCGCCGCCTCCCGGAGCGTCTCCCCGCGTAGCTCCCTGGATTCCGCTGCACGAGCGTCGGGGGCCCACTCGCTAGCGGGTCGTGGACGAATCAGCCATATCTCCTCATTCCCAAGAGGCTGCGGTTCCGAGGTGCTTTATGGCCCCCGGTTGCTGGGACACGGGCGCCCCGTTTTCTG from Canis lupus familiaris isolate Mischka breed German Shepherd chromosome 28, alternate assembly UU_Cfam_GSD_1.0, whole genome shotgun sequence encodes:
- the LOC119877681 gene encoding basic proline-rich protein-like, coding for SSPPPPPPPPSPPPPPPSPPPPLSPPSPPPPPPPPPSSPPPPPPPPPSPPPPSPPPPPPPPSPPPPSPPPPSPPPPPPPSPSPPSPPSPPPPPPPSSPPPSPPSPPSPPPSPPPPPPPSPPPPPPPSPSPPPPPPPSPPPPSPPSPPPTTTTTTAHHHYHPPSPPPPSPPPPSPPSPPPPPSPSPPSPPPPPPSPPSPPPPPPPPSPPPPPPSPPSPPPPPSPPSPPSPPPPSPPSPPPPPSPPSPPPPPPSPPSPPPPSPSPPPPSPSPPSPPPPPPPPPSPPPPPPPPSPPPPPPPPSPPSPPPPPPP